One genomic region from Spirulina subsalsa PCC 9445 encodes:
- a CDS encoding beta strand repeat-containing protein encodes MKRLLSLCCSSFVLLAGLTAPSSAQEELNPSLPSTEAQDLLIAPRMGGGVESSGGGTPRFTQVETFLPLVQTPGESLLFLEGRILWLDYETLGTSLLLGQRFYEEKRDLLLGGYVAFDTRDTGNANFKQLGLGFERLSSTWDLRLNGYFPLGTSRQQTAEVISGDGQTQVTDFGFQGNYLLLSGQRSFNTLRTFESAMLAIDGEIGGKIADLGNFGELRGYGGLYYYNAPQNTVLGWRTRLEATADNSQYRVGLTLQDDKRFGTNFIVNFGMNFGGKLTRSPGSPVSTPDRLGHLVARNSTIVVVPTVEEFTTVEGFADEKAINPVTGEPWFFHHVSNTGVAGGDGTIENPFGLVGNLNISGTAIFGANTNNIDNRNEIVYVQLGNNPGIPSFTIPDQVQVLSTAPLQTVPTQRGTVKLPLSDRGLANRPQIVDTVKLGTNSVISGFQITGVQDAGIVGENVGGAQVRDNVITSATHPALRLQNTTGTMEFLRNEMIGNNQGAIEGRQVENVSITGGSINSRNAPGDGISLDQVRGTVTVENSPITVSNAAGAGMKLSNVTGEVKLSNTPISVSNSGGDGIRLDQVRGRVTVENSPITVSNAAGAGMKLSNVTGGVNLTGSSGNRLEGSGRTGLEVENSTGAIAFSNFNITHSGSSAAIVANTVSNLQFTNTSVSATGQGAFQGNTIQNLSFAGGSLTSANSANNGLVLNNVTGGVNISNTTFNLTNSQQNGISLNNIAGTVNISAGEGSQIRNTANSGIKIQNSSGTITLSNFQITETGGTPGADGGIFGSNLTNATITVSNNTLTNVRNQGIAFTESTGLFNITNNQISNTQFANDFIGQGIGFYNVNGTVNITGNRIINTTGTGDSAFTPPNITTASGQAIAVANERGNIQLNLENNTVSNSYDDAILVILGRTNPNVAGNPGNATGTLNIRNNQVIDNGAILPGNTQRGDGLVIGLFENAVAENITIQGNTFRNNAAGGIDIGVGLNVGSTAEIRNLLIDNNVIVDSQTEGIRLSFLASSVANLTISNNEIADHNNIGILISAFGIPAPGGDPSMTTGNARFTANIFNNFVNMNSPEVSMQIGTNSAQNSCVSLTGNTSDTEYVFFRTGGIGALSIVNRDNLSTLNTIAIGAVLFLPTPPGSTLFPSVSACP; translated from the coding sequence GTGAAACGCTTACTCTCCCTTTGTTGTAGCAGCTTTGTTTTGTTGGCTGGTCTAACTGCCCCCAGTTCAGCACAAGAAGAGTTGAACCCTTCCCTCCCCTCCACAGAAGCTCAAGATTTGCTGATTGCTCCCCGCATGGGTGGGGGAGTCGAATCCTCTGGGGGTGGCACTCCCCGCTTTACCCAAGTTGAAACCTTCCTGCCCCTTGTCCAAACCCCCGGCGAAAGTTTACTCTTCCTAGAAGGCCGCATTCTATGGCTAGACTACGAAACCCTCGGCACCAGTTTACTCCTCGGTCAGCGCTTCTATGAGGAAAAACGGGATTTGCTCTTAGGGGGGTATGTTGCCTTTGACACCAGAGACACCGGAAATGCTAACTTTAAGCAATTGGGACTGGGGTTTGAGCGGCTCAGTAGTACATGGGACTTACGTTTAAATGGCTACTTCCCCCTCGGCACCTCTCGTCAACAAACGGCTGAGGTCATCTCTGGAGACGGACAAACACAAGTAACCGATTTTGGATTTCAAGGGAATTATCTCCTCCTCTCGGGTCAACGCAGCTTTAACACCCTCCGCACCTTTGAGTCCGCTATGTTGGCCATAGATGGGGAAATTGGGGGGAAAATTGCGGATTTGGGCAATTTTGGCGAATTGCGAGGTTATGGGGGGCTGTATTATTACAATGCGCCTCAGAATACGGTGTTGGGGTGGCGGACTCGTTTGGAAGCCACGGCCGACAATAGCCAGTATCGTGTGGGTTTAACGCTACAGGATGATAAGCGCTTCGGCACTAACTTCATTGTCAATTTTGGCATGAATTTCGGCGGCAAGTTGACCCGTAGTCCGGGGAGTCCTGTGTCTACACCGGACCGTTTGGGTCATTTGGTCGCCCGCAATAGCACGATTGTTGTAGTTCCGACGGTGGAAGAATTTACCACGGTGGAAGGATTTGCCGATGAGAAGGCGATTAATCCCGTCACGGGGGAACCTTGGTTTTTCCATCATGTGAGTAATACTGGGGTGGCCGGGGGCGATGGGACGATTGAAAATCCCTTTGGTTTGGTGGGGAATTTGAATATCTCAGGAACCGCCATTTTTGGGGCAAATACCAACAACATCGACAATCGCAACGAAATTGTCTATGTACAGTTGGGGAATAATCCGGGGATTCCTAGCTTTACCATACCGGATCAGGTGCAAGTCCTCTCTACGGCTCCTTTACAGACTGTCCCAACTCAACGGGGAACGGTGAAATTGCCCTTATCGGATAGGGGTTTAGCCAATCGTCCTCAAATTGTGGATACGGTGAAATTAGGGACAAATAGCGTGATTTCTGGCTTCCAAATCACGGGGGTACAGGATGCGGGGATTGTGGGGGAAAATGTGGGCGGTGCGCAGGTGCGGGATAATGTGATCACCAGTGCCACTCATCCGGCGTTACGTCTGCAAAATACCACCGGGACGATGGAGTTTTTGCGCAATGAGATGATTGGCAATAATCAAGGGGCGATTGAAGGGCGACAGGTGGAGAATGTGAGCATTACTGGGGGGTCCATTAACAGTCGCAATGCTCCGGGGGATGGAATTAGTTTAGACCAAGTTCGCGGCACGGTAACGGTGGAAAATAGCCCCATTACGGTGAGTAATGCGGCCGGGGCAGGGATGAAATTGAGTAATGTGACGGGAGAGGTGAAATTGAGTAATACCCCCATTTCTGTGAGTAATTCTGGGGGGGATGGGATTCGTTTAGACCAAGTTCGCGGCAGGGTAACGGTGGAAAATAGCCCCATTACGGTGAGTAATGCGGCCGGGGCAGGGATGAAATTGAGTAATGTGACGGGGGGGGTGAATTTAACGGGCAGTAGTGGGAATCGCCTTGAAGGGAGCGGTAGGACTGGGCTTGAGGTGGAAAATTCAACGGGTGCGATCGCCTTTTCTAATTTCAATATTACTCACTCCGGCAGTAGCGCGGCAATTGTCGCCAATACTGTTAGTAATCTCCAGTTCACCAATACCAGCGTCAGCGCCACAGGACAAGGGGCGTTTCAGGGGAATACTATCCAAAACCTGAGTTTTGCCGGGGGCAGTCTCACCAGCGCCAATTCTGCTAATAATGGCCTAGTGTTAAACAATGTGACGGGAGGGGTGAATATTAGTAATACCACCTTCAACCTCACCAACTCCCAACAAAATGGAATCAGCCTTAATAATATTGCCGGAACCGTGAATATCAGCGCCGGAGAAGGGAGTCAAATTCGCAACACCGCCAACTCCGGGATAAAAATTCAGAACTCCTCCGGTACTATCACCCTCTCCAACTTCCAAATCACCGAAACAGGCGGCACACCGGGCGCAGACGGGGGAATTTTTGGCAGTAATTTAACCAATGCAACGATTACAGTTAGTAACAATACCTTGACAAATGTCCGCAATCAAGGAATCGCTTTTACTGAATCAACAGGTCTATTTAATATTACCAATAACCAGATCAGCAACACTCAATTTGCTAATGATTTTATTGGTCAAGGCATTGGTTTTTATAACGTTAACGGTACGGTAAACATTACCGGAAATAGGATTATCAACACCACCGGAACGGGAGATTCTGCCTTTACTCCCCCTAATATTACAACAGCGAGCGGACAAGCTATTGCTGTGGCGAATGAGCGGGGAAATATTCAGTTAAATCTTGAGAACAATACTGTTAGCAATAGCTACGATGATGCCATTCTAGTTATTTTAGGTCGCACCAATCCCAACGTTGCAGGAAATCCCGGTAATGCCACCGGAACCTTGAATATTAGGAACAATCAAGTCATTGACAATGGTGCAATTCTGCCGGGTAATACACAACGAGGGGATGGTTTAGTGATTGGCTTATTTGAAAATGCCGTTGCAGAAAATATCACCATTCAAGGCAATACATTCCGCAATAATGCCGCCGGAGGGATTGATATTGGTGTAGGGTTAAATGTGGGAAGTACGGCTGAAATTCGGAATTTGTTGATTGATAATAATGTAATTGTGGATAGTCAAACGGAAGGGATTAGGCTTTCCTTTTTGGCTAGCTCTGTCGCGAATTTAACCATTTCTAATAATGAGATTGCTGATCATAATAATATTGGAATTTTAATTTCAGCCTTTGGCATTCCCGCACCGGGTGGAGATCCAAGCATGACAACAGGGAATGCTAGATTTACCGCTAACATTTTTAATAATTTTGTAAACATGAATAGCCCGGAAGTATCTATGCAAATTGGTACAAATAGCGCTCAGAACTCTTGTGTCAGTTTAACTGGAAATACCAGTGATACAGAGTATGTTTTCTTTAGAACAGGGGGAATAGGTGCGCTTTCTATTGTTAATAGAGATAATCTTAGCACTCTAAATACCATAGCGATTGGAGCCGTGTTGTTTCTGCCAACTCCACCCGGTTCAACTTTATTCCCTTCCGTTTCCGCTTGCCCATAA
- the amt gene encoding ammonium transporter: MIDILWILVCSGLVFSMQAGFMCLESGLTRSKNSINVAVKNLADFGISVTLFTSVGYALMFGASHGGWWGNSYWFLHFDQTPFKAAIFLFQVMFCSTATTIVSGAIAERIHFNAYLLIACLISGCIYPLFGHWAWNGLLDGQALGWLGQLGFVDVAGATVVHSMGGWVSLAALLVIGPRLGRFPAPGKRRKIQGSNLPLAVLGALILWFGWLGFNGGSTFELSPKVPHILLNTILAGVAGMVVATALTWQRRKVPEVEMVINGSIAGLVAITAACNLVSAPLALVIGGTGGAVMVLVSAQLEQWQIDDAVDAVAVHGAAGFWGTLAVGLFGNPELIGTGLSKGSQIAVQFFGASVALLWGFGITYIILKLINRRFPLRVNAEAEQAGLNVSEHQATTELHDLFAVMEKHAQSENLSLRVPVDPFTEVGQIAKRYNQVMDALETANEEIYQLNEQLKADNLRLSAELDITRQLQQMLLPREKDLEAIADLDISGFMEPAAEIGGDYYDILNHDGRIKIGIGDVTGHGLESGVLMIMVQTAVRTLLANNEQDPKKFWDTLNRTIYANVQRMGSEKNLTLSLLDYYEGKLCVSGQHEELIIVRANGDIERIDTIDLGFPIGLDDDIRDFVDQTYVQLFTGDIAVVYTDGITEAENLAGEHYGLDRLCHIVKNYRHLNASAIQKAVVDDIRQHIGSHTIYDDITLVVLKQKSV; this comes from the coding sequence GTGATCGATATTTTATGGATTTTGGTTTGTTCTGGCTTGGTGTTTTCCATGCAAGCCGGATTTATGTGTTTAGAATCCGGGCTAACTCGCTCCAAGAACAGTATTAATGTCGCGGTTAAGAATCTCGCCGACTTCGGGATTTCCGTCACCCTCTTTACTAGCGTAGGTTATGCCCTGATGTTTGGGGCTTCTCACGGAGGATGGTGGGGAAACTCCTACTGGTTTCTTCATTTTGATCAAACCCCCTTTAAAGCCGCCATTTTTCTGTTTCAAGTCATGTTTTGCAGCACAGCCACCACCATTGTTTCTGGGGCGATCGCTGAACGGATTCATTTTAATGCCTATCTCCTCATTGCCTGTCTCATTTCCGGCTGCATTTATCCCCTATTTGGCCATTGGGCTTGGAATGGCCTCCTAGACGGTCAAGCTCTCGGGTGGTTGGGTCAACTGGGCTTTGTAGACGTTGCCGGGGCTACTGTTGTCCACAGTATGGGGGGCTGGGTGTCCCTCGCTGCCCTCCTCGTCATTGGCCCCCGTCTCGGCCGCTTTCCTGCCCCCGGAAAACGCCGCAAAATCCAAGGCTCTAACCTTCCTCTCGCGGTTCTAGGTGCGCTGATTCTCTGGTTTGGCTGGTTAGGCTTTAATGGCGGTAGTACCTTTGAATTAAGTCCGAAAGTCCCTCATATCCTACTCAACACCATTTTAGCGGGAGTGGCCGGAATGGTAGTGGCTACTGCCCTGACTTGGCAACGGCGCAAGGTTCCCGAAGTGGAAATGGTGATTAACGGGTCGATTGCGGGCTTAGTGGCCATTACGGCCGCCTGTAATCTTGTCTCGGCTCCCCTCGCTTTGGTTATTGGGGGAACAGGAGGCGCCGTGATGGTTCTGGTTTCTGCTCAATTAGAACAGTGGCAAATTGATGACGCGGTGGACGCGGTGGCGGTGCATGGGGCGGCCGGCTTTTGGGGAACCCTCGCTGTGGGCTTATTTGGCAATCCGGAACTCATTGGCACCGGGTTAAGCAAAGGGAGTCAAATCGCGGTGCAGTTTTTCGGGGCTTCTGTGGCTTTGCTTTGGGGTTTCGGGATTACCTATATTATTTTAAAATTAATTAATCGTCGTTTTCCTCTGCGAGTCAATGCTGAAGCCGAACAGGCGGGACTCAATGTTTCCGAACACCAAGCGACAACAGAACTCCATGATCTCTTTGCGGTGATGGAGAAACACGCCCAGAGTGAAAATCTGAGTCTACGGGTGCCGGTGGATCCCTTTACGGAAGTGGGGCAAATTGCCAAACGTTATAATCAGGTGATGGATGCCCTAGAAACCGCCAATGAGGAAATCTACCAACTCAATGAGCAACTGAAAGCGGATAACCTCCGGTTAAGTGCAGAATTGGACATTACTCGACAACTGCAACAGATGCTGTTACCCCGGGAGAAGGATTTAGAGGCGATCGCAGACCTCGATATTTCCGGCTTCATGGAACCGGCCGCAGAAATTGGTGGTGACTACTACGACATCCTGAATCATGACGGTCGGATTAAAATTGGGATCGGCGATGTCACCGGACACGGCTTAGAAAGTGGAGTATTAATGATTATGGTACAAACCGCCGTCCGCACCCTACTCGCCAACAATGAACAAGATCCAAAAAAGTTTTGGGATACCCTTAACCGCACTATTTACGCCAATGTCCAACGCATGGGCTCCGAGAAAAATCTCACCCTCTCTCTCCTCGATTATTACGAGGGAAAACTCTGTGTCAGTGGACAACATGAAGAATTAATCATAGTCCGCGCCAATGGGGATATTGAACGGATTGATACCATTGATTTAGGCTTCCCCATTGGTTTAGATGACGACATTCGGGATTTTGTCGATCAAACCTATGTTCAACTGTTCACCGGAGATATTGCCGTAGTCTATACCGATGGTATTACTGAAGCAGAAAATCTAGCCGGAGAACATTATGGACTTGACCGCCTCTGTCATATAGTGAAAAACTACCGCCATCTCAACGCCTCAGCCATTCAAAAAGCCGTCGTTGATGACATTCGTCAGCACATCGGCAGCCATACAATCTATGACGACATTACCCTAGTGGTTCTCAAACAAAAATCAGTCTAA
- a CDS encoding SpoIIE family protein phosphatase codes for MTLVPLLIASTLTFFSSKDALVREINNNLITITRSKAEQLETYINNTKLNVVMLSHMPTITEMIKLIEEDPTATSNEVRQEILKFNLFLTEYFKDAQYRNVVLLNTRGEILFDYTDRQNSFRQSLQIVAPNSELKDVFEQAKTLQEVNISNFFYDRRLRTPSFLIAAPVLERKRVIGVLVIQIDDTVFSEIVNNYTGLGLTGETLVGIKTEDSIVLVSPTRHNPNAALEYREPLVSESLSPLQQAVRGTISYGRMRDYRDRITLAAWRYLPSLDGGMVVKIDEAEALKAVVTQRNSFIILVTLTVIIVAILSRYIARSIAYPIIQLSKVVQRFAQGYLSEKAPILTQDEIGFLAESFNQMSSQLNQTFQSLETINHALEERVAQRTLELEKAHQEILKLNEQLTAENLRMSSELEITRQLQQMILPKESELTRIDALEIVGFMEPASEIGGDYYDILSYGDRVFIGIGDVTGHGLESGVLMIMVQTAVRTLIASEETNLIKFFEVLNRTIYDNVRRINSEKHLTLALLNYQEGTLTLSGQHEEVILVRSNGSVERIDTMDLGFPIGLDDNIVDFIAQSTIHLESGDIVVLYTDGITEAENPENLQYGIDALCKVVQQNSHRTAQQIREAVIEDLKHHIGVQTIYDDITLVVIKQR; via the coding sequence TTGACTTTAGTTCCTCTGTTAATTGCCAGTACCTTAACCTTTTTTTCCTCTAAAGATGCTCTCGTTCGCGAAATCAATAATAACCTGATTACGATTACCCGAAGCAAAGCAGAACAGTTAGAAACCTATATTAATAATACCAAGCTTAATGTGGTGATGCTCAGTCATATGCCTACCATCACCGAGATGATTAAATTAATTGAGGAAGATCCCACAGCAACCTCTAATGAAGTCCGCCAAGAAATTTTAAAGTTTAATCTATTTTTAACCGAATATTTTAAAGATGCTCAATATCGGAATGTGGTGTTGCTGAATACTCGGGGAGAGATTTTATTTGATTATACGGATCGACAAAATTCCTTTCGGCAATCCCTACAAATTGTTGCGCCAAATTCAGAACTCAAGGATGTGTTTGAACAGGCGAAAACATTACAAGAAGTGAATATTTCTAACTTTTTTTATGATCGTCGTTTGCGGACTCCGAGTTTCCTGATTGCGGCTCCAGTGTTGGAGCGAAAACGAGTGATTGGGGTGTTGGTCATTCAAATTGATGATACGGTATTTTCTGAAATCGTCAACAACTATACAGGGTTAGGATTAACTGGGGAAACTTTGGTGGGGATTAAAACGGAGGATTCCATTGTTTTGGTGAGTCCGACACGACATAATCCTAATGCGGCTTTAGAGTATCGTGAACCTTTAGTGTCTGAGTCTCTCTCTCCCTTACAACAGGCGGTTCGGGGGACAATTAGCTATGGTAGGATGAGGGATTATCGCGATCGCATCACCTTAGCCGCTTGGCGTTATCTTCCCTCTCTAGATGGGGGAATGGTGGTTAAAATTGACGAAGCGGAAGCCTTAAAAGCGGTTGTTACTCAACGTAATAGTTTTATTATTTTAGTCACATTAACTGTCATTATTGTGGCTATTTTATCCCGCTATATTGCCCGTTCTATTGCCTATCCGATTATCCAATTGAGTAAAGTGGTGCAACGGTTTGCTCAAGGGTATTTAAGTGAAAAAGCACCCATTCTAACCCAAGATGAGATCGGCTTTTTGGCTGAATCGTTTAATCAAATGTCTAGTCAACTGAATCAGACGTTTCAATCTTTAGAAACCATTAATCATGCTTTAGAGGAACGAGTCGCCCAACGAACGTTAGAACTGGAAAAAGCCCATCAAGAAATTTTAAAACTAAATGAACAACTCACGGCTGAAAACTTGCGCATGAGTTCGGAGTTAGAAATTACGCGCCAACTGCAACAGATGATTTTACCGAAAGAATCGGAATTGACTCGTATTGATGCCCTAGAAATTGTCGGTTTTATGGAACCAGCCAGTGAAATTGGTGGAGATTATTATGATATCTTGAGCTATGGCGACCGAGTTTTTATCGGCATTGGGGATGTGACGGGACATGGTTTAGAGAGTGGTGTGTTGATGATTATGGTACAAACGGCGGTTCGTACTTTAATCGCGAGTGAGGAAACCAATCTGATTAAGTTTTTTGAGGTGTTAAACCGGACTATTTATGATAATGTGCGCCGGATTAATTCGGAAAAACATCTCACGTTAGCGTTACTCAACTATCAGGAGGGAACGTTAACGTTAAGTGGTCAACATGAAGAGGTGATTTTAGTCCGATCTAATGGCAGTGTTGAGCGCATTGACACGATGGATTTAGGGTTTCCCATCGGCTTAGATGATAATATTGTTGATTTTATTGCTCAGTCTACAATTCACTTGGAATCTGGGGATATTGTGGTGTTATATACTGATGGCATTACGGAGGCAGAAAATCCTGAAAATCTACAGTATGGGATTGATGCACTCTGTAAGGTGGTGCAGCAAAATAGTCACCGCACCGCGCAACAAATTCGCGAGGCGGTGATTGAAGATTTGAAGCACCATATTGGAGTTCAGACGATTTATGATGATATTACTTTGGTGGTGATTAAACAACGTTGA
- the urtA gene encoding urea ABC transporter substrate-binding protein gives MLNLLKKNTWLMFLILASFLTILLLNPLLGRTQDTPIKVGVLHSLTGTMAISEKPVVEATLMAIEEINQQGGVFGRRIEPIVVDGASNWDIFAELAEKLIVEDQVITVFGCWTSASRKTVKPIFEKYDHLLIYPVQYEGLEASPNILYTGAAPNQQILPAVKWAFNNLGKRFFLVGSDYIFPHVANTIVREQLSALNAEILGEEYLLLGTTQVQNVIEKILETQPDVVINTINGDTNIAFFNELKKANITAESIPVISLSIGENELQSFDPDIVKGHYAAWNYFQSIDSLENEKFIHNFREKYGENRMISDPMEAAYVGVYLWKQAIEKTPNFDIQLLRENLKDQSLSAPQGPVYVDPQTQHLWKTVRVGQIDQDAQFKIVWSSGKPVRPIPYPMYRSETDWNKLLQQYQLQWRGQWSNPKTE, from the coding sequence ATGCTCAATTTATTAAAAAAGAACACATGGCTAATGTTCTTGATTCTAGCCAGTTTTTTAACAATTCTCCTTCTGAATCCCTTGCTGGGCAGAACCCAAGACACCCCCATTAAAGTGGGAGTTCTCCACTCCCTCACCGGGACAATGGCTATTAGTGAAAAACCTGTCGTCGAAGCCACCCTCATGGCTATTGAGGAAATTAACCAACAAGGGGGCGTTTTCGGTCGTAGGATTGAGCCTATAGTAGTAGATGGTGCATCCAATTGGGACATCTTTGCTGAACTGGCGGAAAAATTGATTGTCGAAGATCAAGTTATCACCGTGTTTGGTTGTTGGACTTCAGCCAGTCGGAAAACCGTTAAACCCATTTTTGAGAAGTATGACCACTTATTAATTTATCCTGTTCAATATGAAGGCCTGGAAGCCTCTCCTAATATCCTTTATACAGGGGCAGCCCCCAATCAGCAAATTTTACCCGCCGTCAAATGGGCATTTAATAACTTAGGAAAACGCTTCTTTTTAGTGGGTTCTGATTATATTTTCCCCCATGTTGCCAATACTATTGTGCGGGAACAACTTTCGGCTTTAAATGCAGAAATTTTGGGAGAAGAATACTTACTGTTAGGGACAACACAGGTACAAAATGTTATAGAAAAAATTCTAGAAACTCAGCCAGATGTTGTGATTAACACGATTAATGGAGATACCAACATTGCTTTTTTTAATGAACTCAAAAAAGCGAATATTACCGCCGAATCTATACCCGTAATTTCGTTGAGTATTGGTGAAAATGAATTGCAAAGTTTTGACCCAGATATTGTGAAAGGACACTATGCCGCTTGGAATTATTTTCAAAGCATTGATAGTTTAGAAAATGAAAAATTTATTCATAATTTTCGTGAAAAGTATGGAGAAAATCGCATGATAAGTGATCCGATGGAAGCTGCTTATGTTGGGGTTTATTTATGGAAACAGGCTATAGAAAAAACTCCGAATTTTGATATTCAATTACTGCGAGAAAATTTAAAGGATCAAAGCCTTAGCGCCCCCCAAGGTCCGGTTTATGTGGATCCTCAGACTCAACATCTTTGGAAAACTGTTCGAGTAGGTCAAATTGATCAAGACGCTCAATTTAAGATTGTTTGGAGTTCAGGCAAGCCTGTTCGACCCATCCCATATCCGATGTATCGTTCTGAAACGGACTGGAATAAACTATTACAGCAATATCAACTGCAATGGCGAGGACAATGGTCAAATCCAAAAACCGAATAA
- a CDS encoding RNA-guided endonuclease InsQ/TnpB family protein, producing MLNLTYNYKIIPTKEQTEKIELNLTVCQSVWNYALAQRKLWSNSRSCQVNACSIRSEYIVAPFEYPNYHTQSANLTQAKKTNDFLKSGNAQAMQQTLRKLDRAFNDMKSKGLGFPRFKRNMKSFNLVSSRIEVNGNKLKMPLLGEVKFVKSRDIPEGFKIKQVQVIKKASGYSVNVAIELDVNIPTPIPHGHALGIDVGIQSMLATSDGLTLPRPKFLDKALRKIKLLQRRLKNKDKGSNKWQKLQHRIALLHEAVANRRKDYHFKLAHQLCDGVGMVFVEDINFTAWSRGLFCKQSLDMGLGQFFTILQYVCSQTDTYFAKVNPDYTSQVCPECGTHTGQKELSQRVHSCSECGYTVDRDVAASMIVKQRGLTAVGAPVVKQPSHGVLSGTSV from the coding sequence ATGCTTAACCTTACTTACAACTATAAGATAATTCCAACCAAAGAGCAGACAGAGAAGATCGAATTAAATTTAACTGTCTGCCAATCTGTTTGGAACTATGCTTTAGCCCAAAGAAAGCTTTGGTCTAACAGTCGTAGTTGTCAGGTCAACGCTTGCTCTATTCGTTCAGAATATATTGTTGCTCCCTTTGAATATCCTAACTACCATACTCAATCTGCCAATTTAACCCAAGCTAAAAAGACTAACGATTTCCTTAAGTCTGGTAATGCCCAAGCGATGCAGCAAACATTGCGGAAATTAGATCGGGCGTTTAACGACATGAAAAGCAAGGGACTAGGTTTTCCTCGCTTCAAAAGGAACATGAAGTCTTTTAATTTAGTTAGTAGCAGAATTGAAGTCAATGGTAACAAGCTAAAGATGCCTCTATTGGGGGAAGTTAAGTTTGTCAAGTCACGGGATATTCCAGAGGGTTTTAAGATCAAACAAGTTCAAGTAATCAAGAAAGCATCGGGTTACTCTGTCAACGTAGCAATTGAGCTTGATGTTAATATCCCAACCCCAATACCTCATGGTCACGCTTTGGGGATTGATGTTGGGATTCAAAGTATGCTGGCAACTTCCGATGGTTTGACTCTTCCTAGGCCGAAGTTTTTAGATAAAGCACTGCGTAAGATTAAATTACTACAAAGAAGGCTTAAAAATAAAGACAAAGGGTCTAATAAATGGCAGAAGCTACAGCATCGGATCGCTCTATTACATGAGGCCGTAGCCAACAGAAGAAAGGATTACCATTTCAAGTTAGCCCATCAACTCTGTGATGGAGTCGGGATGGTATTTGTTGAAGATATTAACTTCACAGCTTGGAGTAGAGGACTATTCTGTAAGCAATCTCTAGATATGGGTTTAGGTCAGTTCTTTACTATCTTGCAATATGTTTGCTCTCAAACGGATACATATTTTGCCAAGGTCAATCCAGACTATACCTCTCAAGTTTGTCCTGAATGTGGAACCCATACAGGTCAGAAAGAACTCTCTCAAAGGGTTCACTCTTGCTCTGAATGTGGCTACACCGTGGATCGGGATGTTGCTGCTTCAATGATAGTAAAACAGCGTGGATTAACTGCGGTCGGTGCGCCCGTGGTCAAACAGCCCAGTCATGGCGTTCTGTCGGGGACTTCGGTCTAG